In Lentimicrobium sp. L6, one DNA window encodes the following:
- a CDS encoding transposase, whose amino-acid sequence MIRPLRPLKKLPALLNDIRISLNKDRSDSVNLYFQDESKFGLMTHVGRCFTAKGIKSIIKYQHAFKNTYLYGRFSSIGGGYFIYEIEGTTSEIFYNYLLEFSKYKSKELKIIIIDNAGFHSLKQYDTPDNIKLIRIPPYTPELNPSEKMWAYIKQFYKNKVFNNLDNTKKWLYDFVKNNINNINVKSIMHTDLYNDAFVGCLIFNWYKVKDETLLNQTGL is encoded by the coding sequence ATGATCAGGCCACTAAGGCCTTTAAAAAAACTACCAGCCTTACTAAATGATATTAGAATAAGTCTAAATAAAGATAGATCTGATTCTGTTAATCTTTACTTTCAAGACGAGAGTAAGTTTGGTTTAATGACCCATGTAGGAAGATGCTTCACAGCAAAAGGAATTAAGTCAATAATAAAATATCAACATGCCTTTAAAAATACATATTTATACGGAAGATTTTCATCGATAGGTGGAGGCTATTTTATTTATGAGATAGAAGGAACCACTAGTGAGATATTCTATAATTATTTACTTGAATTCTCGAAGTACAAATCTAAAGAACTAAAGATCATAATTATCGATAATGCAGGATTCCACTCTTTAAAACAATACGATACTCCAGATAATATAAAATTGATTAGAATTCCGCCCTATACACCTGAACTAAACCCTTCAGAAAAGATGTGGGCCTATATCAAACAATTCTATAAAAATAAAGTCTTTAATAATCTCGATAATACTAAAAAATGGTTGTATGATTTTGTTAAGAATAATATCAACAACATCAATGTAAAAAGCATAATGCACACCGACTTATATAATGATGCATTTGTCGGGTGTTTGATATTTAATTGGTATAAAGTGAAAGACGAAACATTGCTCAACCAAACTGGATTATAG
- a CDS encoding protoheme IX farnesyltransferase — protein MKKYLKLYMELAKVRITFAVTLTTFVGYYMVDAKVDATLWWVLLGIFLLASGSAALNQYQEHEHDAKMDRTRNRPIPSGALSPTHGLLVALILSGTGSFLLFWASGIEAMQLGLLALIWYNAFYTPLKRKSAFAVVPGSVIGAIPPMVGYVAAGGSLLDPQILAFGFFMFMWQIPHFWLLVMKNGADYSKAGFPTISDIYNENQLKGITYVWTAATVVSSLLLPLMHVFNSVTLMILLTFSLVVMLVAFSRIFKEEYSRKLIFKYFMGINVYLLFILGLIIAGVA, from the coding sequence TATTATATGGTTGATGCTAAAGTAGATGCAACATTATGGTGGGTATTGCTTGGGATTTTTCTTTTAGCTAGTGGCTCTGCTGCTTTAAATCAATATCAAGAGCATGAGCATGATGCTAAAATGGATAGAACTAGAAATCGTCCAATACCATCTGGAGCTTTATCTCCAACACATGGTTTACTTGTGGCGCTTATTCTTTCTGGAACTGGCTCGTTTTTACTCTTTTGGGCTTCTGGAATTGAAGCTATGCAACTAGGATTATTAGCATTAATATGGTATAATGCTTTCTACACACCTTTAAAAAGGAAATCTGCCTTTGCAGTAGTGCCAGGTTCTGTTATTGGTGCTATTCCGCCGATGGTTGGTTATGTGGCTGCGGGAGGTTCTTTATTAGACCCTCAAATCTTAGCTTTTGGTTTCTTTATGTTTATGTGGCAGATTCCTCATTTCTGGCTATTGGTCATGAAAAATGGAGCAGATTATAGTAAAGCTGGTTTTCCAACCATCTCAGATATATATAATGAGAATCAATTGAAAGGAATTACCTATGTGTGGACAGCAGCCACAGTGGTGAGTAGTTTATTACTTCCTTTGATGCACGTTTTCAATAGTGTAACATTAATGATATTATTAACGTTCTCCTTAGTCGTGATGTTAGTTGCATTTTCTAGAATATTCAAAGAAGAATATTCTAGAAAATTAATCTTCAAATACTTTATGGGGATTAATGTATACCTCTTGTTTATTCTAGGATTGATTATTGCTGGAGTGGCGTAG
- a CDS encoding formylglycine-generating enzyme family protein, whose amino-acid sequence MKPVNLIILYLTIFAIGMLTNSIFAQVLFVNIDVEPIDAEVYIDNQLCHPQNGPLELTKDKHILKIEKEGYFTIEEEIKVTKKSVYFNYSLIQNPDVVIIRSTENAKGYLRLKTDSDASILINDSLYSSFNILAFEKQELNIKAWKKGTDTIAKYIEIIEGDTLTLELFPKKQLSLENLNLEMVLVQGGGFIMGCEGSKENAQLHSVELDDFYIGKYEVTQFQWEMVMGTNPSQSTGDRLPVENVSWEDVQKFLKLLNGLTQKKYRLPTESEWEYAARGGHKLSSVPFKYSGGNSINNYAWYWRNSGDSILTTRFSNEQLKDNNCKAKQVGELDANQLGIHDMSGNVWEWCSDWYAAGYYKESPLKNPQGPETGKTRVCRGGGYTSKASFCRNGFRFSFPPTQSYDYLGFRLVLEK is encoded by the coding sequence ATGAAACCTGTAAATCTGATAATTCTATATTTGACCATCTTTGCTATTGGTATGCTCACAAATTCTATTTTTGCTCAAGTACTTTTTGTTAATATCGATGTTGAGCCAATAGATGCCGAAGTGTATATTGATAATCAATTATGCCATCCTCAAAATGGTCCTCTAGAACTTACTAAAGATAAGCACATACTTAAAATTGAAAAAGAAGGCTATTTCACCATAGAAGAAGAAATTAAAGTAACCAAGAAGAGTGTTTATTTTAATTATTCCCTTATTCAAAATCCTGACGTAGTCATTATTCGAAGCACCGAAAATGCGAAAGGCTATTTACGATTAAAAACAGATTCTGATGCTTCAATATTGATTAATGACTCCCTATACAGCAGTTTTAACATCTTAGCGTTTGAAAAACAAGAATTGAATATTAAAGCTTGGAAGAAAGGTACTGATACAATAGCAAAGTATATTGAGATAATTGAAGGAGATACTCTCACATTAGAACTTTTCCCTAAAAAACAACTAAGCCTTGAGAATCTAAATTTAGAAATGGTTTTGGTGCAAGGGGGTGGTTTTATCATGGGATGTGAAGGAAGTAAAGAAAATGCTCAATTACATTCGGTAGAATTAGATGATTTTTATATTGGTAAATATGAAGTTACTCAGTTTCAATGGGAAATGGTAATGGGAACGAATCCTAGCCAATCCACAGGTGATAGACTTCCAGTTGAAAATGTGAGTTGGGAGGATGTGCAAAAATTCCTCAAATTACTAAATGGCTTAACTCAAAAAAAATACAGGCTACCTACAGAATCGGAATGGGAGTACGCTGCCAGAGGAGGCCATAAATTGAGTTCAGTACCTTTTAAATATAGTGGTGGAAATTCCATCAACAATTATGCTTGGTACTGGAGAAACTCTGGTGACAGCATTTTGACAACAAGGTTTAGTAATGAGCAATTAAAAGATAATAATTGTAAGGCAAAACAGGTAGGAGAGTTGGATGCTAATCAATTAGGAATTCACGATATGTCGGGGAATGTATGGGAATGGTGCAGTGATTGGTATGCAGCTGGGTATTATAAAGAATCTCCATTGAAGAATCCCCAAGGGCCTGAGACAGGAAAAACTCGAGTTTGTCGTGGGGGAGGCTATACTAGCAAAGCGAGCTTCTGCAGGAATGGTTTTCGCTTTTCTTTTCCACCCACACAATCGTATGACTATTTAGGCTTTCGACTGGTTTTGGAGAAATAG